The genomic window CGTCTCCACCAATGGGAGAGGAGCGGGGCGGTGCCTCCGCCAAGGGGCACGGGCCGCTCGGAGCCGCCGCCGTCGCAGCCGCAAACGTCGCCATGCCGGTGGACCTGGCCAAGTGGGACGGGCCCCTGAGCCTCTCCGAGGTGGAGCAGAAGCCGGCGCAGCCGCTGAGGGTCAAGTATGGCTCCGTGGAGATCGACGAGCTGGGCAAGGTGCTCACGCCCACTCAGGTaagcagccccggccccgctcgcgGGGGTTGGTGCGGCAAAATGGCGGGATGCGGCCGGGCCTCCTGCGCTGTCCCTCCGGCAGCTGCCGCCGGAGCTTCCCCGGGTGCGCGGCACAGAGAGGGGCTGAGTTGCGGGGGCGGCCGTGCCGCAGGAGAGAAAACCCGTGGTTCTCACAGCCGAGGCGAGCTGGCGCGAATGGCCTTGAAGCCCTCGGGTGGCGCTGCCAGCGCAGGCCGGTGCTGGCCCGGTGTGCAGGGCGGGTGGCTGGCGCTGACAGCGGGGCCGGTGCTAACGCGATCGTCCCTGCAGGTCCAGAATCGCCCCACCAGCATCGAGTGGGACGGCTGCGATCCCCAGAAGCTTTACACCCTGGTTCTCACAGACCCTGATGCGCCCAGTCGGAAGGACCCGAAGTTCAGGTAGTGGGGATGGACAGCTCCGTGTCCTGCGTGGGGAAAAGGGAGCGTTTCTCTTGGGCTGAGCAGAGGCTTAAGGAGGAGGTGGGGCTGTGCTCTACCTAAAgtgcagctgtggggctgtggcttGTCATAGAAATCGTGTCCTTGCATCTCTCCTTGAGCCAGGGACAGCAcggggaggagcagctgcttttaTCAAGGATGCTCAAAGGTCTGTTGTAGCTGGAGCAGCGCAGCATTTACTGCTTGCTCTAATTTAGCACATATGTGAGTTGGAATTAGGTCTTTGCTGGCGGCAGAATCTTAAATCTGGGACCAGCTCACCTTCCTCAAGTCAGCTTCAGCAGTGGTTGCAATCCCCACTCTCAGAGGTCAGGCTGTGGGTTTCCTGTAGCCACATGGGGCTGGTTTTGGCAGGTTGTGCATCCCAACAaagcagggcctgctctggGACTGGTGCTCTTCGGGTTTGGCAAACAAGGAATGGCAGCTCTTTGTTCACTCCATGCTGACAGCctcatggaaaagcagcagcttggaGTGACAAAGGTTCTTCTTATCTGTGGCTCTGCCAGAGTGTTCTGTGCCTTGTCCTTTCAGAGAGTGGCATCACTTCCTGGTGACCAACATGAAAGGCAACAATGTGGGCAGCGGGACCGTCATGTCGGATTATGTTGGCTCTGGGCCTCCCAAGGGAACAGGTCGgtacctgcagcagctcccaggtgctgctgtgtggaTCACACCCAGTGCAGCAGGGTGGGGGGAACCCTGCAGGAACAATCCATGCAGGATTGCTGGGGGCTGCACATAGCAGGGATCCAGCCTTAGTGCACCTTTCCTGAGCAGCTGTGGTCTcacctggggcacaggggtgtggtgatgttcacaggggtcccaggacaagggaagagatgagaatcttgactctgtgtttcagaaggctgatttattattttatgatatatgaaaagaaaatgatatattaatgatatattaaaatgatatattaaaactatactaaaagaacagaagaaaggatttcatcagaaggctagcaaggaacagaaaagaatcataataaaatcttgtgactgaccagagagtctgagacggctggactgtgattggccattaattaaaaacaaccacacaagaccaatcaaagatgcacctgttgcattccacaacagcagataattattgtttacaactgatttctgaggcctcagcttctcgGGAGAAAAGatattatgattattattatgatatatattatattaaaagaaaacgatacattaaaactatactaaaagaacagaagcaaggatttcatcagaaggctagcaaggaacGATAATAAAATGTTGTGACTGAgcagagagtccgagccagctgggctgaaGGGTTTCTGCTGGAacgtgtccgtctgtcccgcAGGGCTGCACCGCTACGTGTGGCTGGTGTACGAGCAGCCGCAGCAGCTGGCCTGCAGCGAGCCCGTGCTCTCCAACCGCTCCGGGGACAAGCGCGGCAAGTTCAAGGTGGCCGCCTTCCGCAGCAAGTACGGGCTGGGGGCGCCCGTGGCGGGCACCTGCTACCAGGCCGAGTGGGATGAGTACGTGCCCAAGCTCTACGAGCAGCTCTCGGGGAAGTAGGGCCATGGCCTGTGGGTGGGGCTGGGCACGGCGCTCTAACTGTGTTCTGTTAATGAGTTGAAGCCAAGTGTCCCGCTCTGAcaatgtcactgtcactgtccctgctctgtccctgtgctgatGCCCGTGGTATCCTAGCTAGAGCTGCTTCTGGCTCCAAACTGACCTGCTTAAGGGAAACAGTAGCCTTTGTGAATTAGTGTCAATTCAGGGGGTCTCTGCTGTCTTGGGATGGCTTGAGGTGGCAGGGGTGTGGGTACACAACCACTTTGGGGCAGGTGCTGGCTGTGGAGACTCCCTTttccaggagaggagagggcagTCCAAGGGAAActtctcccccttttttcttttctttcccccctcctACATTTGGCCAGTGCCTCCACATCACCACTACAGTAGTGAAGGTGCAGCTtgaggggaggcaggagctggcctAGAGCACTTCCTTCTGTTCTCTGCTGCCACCCAAAGCTGAGACCACTTTGTTCTGTTCAGTCCTGTGGTGacctgccctgtgctcacagTACAATTAAAAACTTCCCAAGGTACTTGGTGTGCTTGGTTGTCTTCTTGGGGCAGGGGGATGAGGGCAGTGCTCAGGGAGCAGTGGGTGGTGTTGTGTTCCTGGGATGAGGCTggaccctgtgccagggctccccattcctggagggaCGCAGCTCAAAGCCATCATGTCTTTCTatcttaaaaatattcccaGCCTTCAGTTCCTTCCCAAGGGATC from Molothrus ater isolate BHLD 08-10-18 breed brown headed cowbird chromosome 18, BPBGC_Mater_1.1, whole genome shotgun sequence includes these protein-coding regions:
- the PEBP1 gene encoding phosphatidylethanolamine-binding protein 1, whose amino-acid sequence is MPVDLAKWDGPLSLSEVEQKPAQPLRVKYGSVEIDELGKVLTPTQVQNRPTSIEWDGCDPQKLYTLVLTDPDAPSRKDPKFREWHHFLVTNMKGNNVGSGTVMSDYVGSGPPKGTGLHRYVWLVYEQPQQLACSEPVLSNRSGDKRGKFKVAAFRSKYGLGAPVAGTCYQAEWDEYVPKLYEQLSGK